The genomic DNA GGCTATGTCGATCCTGCATCCGCCACTGTTGGAACGGAAGTCGAAGTCGACATTCGAGGAAAACGTGTCTCTGCTAAAATTGTCGCTATTCCTTTCTATAAACGGTAACTCTTGTCGAAGTGAATTCGACCTTCTCAAAGGAATCTCATCATGCCGAAGTTGGGTGTGAATATCGATCATGTCGCCACCATTCGTCAGGCTCGGCAAACGATTGAACCTGACCCTGTTTGGGCAGCTGCATTATGTGAACTGGCTGGAGCAGATGGCATTACGCTGCATCTTCGGGAAGATCGTCGACACATTCAGGACCGCGACTTACGGGTCATGAAAGAAACCGTACAAGTAAAACTGAATCTGGAAATGGGGGCTGAGCCAGAGATGACTCAGATCGCCTTAGACGTTCTTCCTGATCAGTGCACTTTGGTTCCTGAAAAACGAGATGAACTGACAACAGAAGGTGGGCTCGATGTCGTCACCCATTACGATCGCGTTAAAACCTGCGTTGATCAACTGCTGGGTGCAGGAATTGAAGTCAGCCTATTCATTGATCCTGATGTCGAACAGATTCGAGCCTCCAGAAAGCTCGGGGTCCAAGGGGTTGAGATCCATACCGGTCAATATGCCGAAGCGACCAGCGAGAAGGCTCAAGCTGCCGAGTTAAGCACGCTGATCGACGCGAGTGAAGTGGCCTTGAATGAAGATTTGCTGCTTCACATGGGACACGGATTGACCTACAGAAATGTGATTCCGATCGCACAGATCCAAGGTGTCAGCGAACTGAACATTGGGCACAGCATCGTTGCCCGTGCCGTAATGGTAGGCTTCGAAAAGGCCGTCCGCGAGATGAAAGATTTAATTTCGTAACCGGAGTTCGACTTCGTTTCTACAAAGACCTGAAAATGCGATCGCTCTCCTTCGAGGGGAGAGCGATCGCAGCAGTGTTGTGAGTACGAATAAAACTTGTGCAGGCTACCGCAGACATCTTGCCCCTCTCAACTCAGCCTCAACAATCCAAAGTCTCTCGAACGGCATTACTCCGAAGGAGTCGTGTTACTCGATCCACTTTTTCGGAAAACCACTGAGTGGAGACTCTTCTGATGGCAACCATGTCACTGCTTCGTGGATTTTTTTTGCCAGTGCCGCATCGCTTTCTGTGATGGCTCTCACGCGATGAGTCTGGATTTTAAAGATCACCTGAGCATAGCCAATTTCCAGATCCGGATGGTGGTTCGCTGCCTCGGCGACATAACCAATCATGTTGGTCAGCATCATCGTATGTGCCCATCCGGGCGTCTTGTATTTCCGTCTCAGCCAACCATCTTTGGCCTCCCAGCCGGGCAATTCCTTTAGTGTTTCTGTAATTTCGTTTTCAGTTAAAATGACGTCGTCTGCCATAAGTTCACTCCTATTGATTGGCGATGTCTTCGAATTCTCATTACATTTCGATACGGAGGGATGAGAACTCCGGTTCGAGAGCATTCGCATCCGCTGACTCTCGACATCTTCAACTTCACTCATTTCCTCGAAAAACACAACCGAAAACCAAAGGAACATCCATGCATATTGACTGGCAACCGCTTCAGGAAATCATCTCGGCTCATCAGCGGTTTGTCATTACCAGTCATGTTCGACCGGATGCAGATGCGATCGGATCAGAGATAGGACTGGCCAGTCTGCTCGAAGCACTCGGCAAAGAAGTCCGCATCATCAATCCTTCAGCGACCCCGGACCATCTTCGTTTTCTTGACCCAGATTCGAAGGTTGCAAAATTCGGTCCGGGTGTTTCCTTGGAATCAGCATGTGATACCGATGTCCATATCGTCGTTGATACCTCAGCCTGGATTCAGGTGGGAGATGTTCGAAAGGTTCTTGAGAAAACGTCAGCAAAAAAAGTGATCATCGATCACCACTTGGCTTCGGACGATCTAGGGGCAATCGAATTCAAAGACACGACGGCCGCTGCGGCTGGAGTGTTAGTGACAGAGTTTGCTGAGTTCCTCGACCACCCTCCATCTGGCCATCAGGCCGATGCACTCTTTGCAGCCATTGCGACCGACACCGGCTGGTATCGTTTCCCAAATGCCGATGCTCGTACCTATCGAACGGCAGCGAGACTGATCGACTACGGTGTTCAACCAACAGGTTTATTTCGAGAGCTCTATGAGCGGTCGTCTCTAGCTCGGCTGAAACTTCATTCGATCATTTTGGATCGTGTGCAGGTCGAATTTGATGGTCGATTGGCTTTCACGTTTGCTATGCGGAAAGATTTTTCCGATACTGGCTCGAAGCCAGCGGATACTGAAGACATCGTGAATACTTGCCTCACCATTGAGGGAGTCGAAGCCGCTTTTATTCTCGTCCAGCAACTTGATGGTCGAATTAAAGGGAGTCTCAGAAGTCGCTCAGAAGAAATCAGCGTGGCTGCCATTGCCGAAAACTTCGGAGGTGGTGGTCACAAACTGGCTGCGGGAGCACTCCTTCCGGGGCCAATGGAAGAAGCGAAAGCGTCGTTGCTCAGCCAATTCCAAAAGATATTCCCACCCCAAGAAAGTCCTTCAGAGTCACCCACCACCAGTTAAGCCTTTTTCATCAACGAGATTTCAGTGGTACCGACTACGTTTCGACCAAGCCGATTTGTCGACAAGCGTAGCTCATCATCACTTGTCATTACGGATTCTTCCTGGACACCGAATTCAAGATCAATTTGAAAAGATTGTCATCATGACTGACCCTTCTGATCACGGATCAACAGCCCATCAAGACGATATGCGGCGTGGATTTCTGTTTAAATTCTCAGCCGCTCTCGTTGGCGGCCTGAGTGCGATCATCCCTGTCGCCTTCGGCGGAGGTTTCTTCCTCACTCCGCTACTGAAAAAGAAAAAAGGGGGCGAGGATGGCGACAGTTTTCTAATGGTCGGTTCGACTGACTCACTCACTCCGGGTGGTCCGCCACGCGCGTTCAGAGTCTCCGGTACCAAAACAGATGCCTGGACAACCTACGCCGAAGCAGCCATCGGATCGGTCTATGTCAGCATGAACGAAGCGGGCAATCTGTCTGCATTCAATGCCACATGTCCGCATCTCGGATGCACTGTGAATTACAAAGCAGATGCCAACTCCTACATTTGCCCCTGTCACGATAGCGCCTTCAAGCCAGATGGAGAACGGACGAACGACATCCCTCCTCGTCCAATGGATAGCCTCGAAGTTGAAATCCGCAACAACACTGAAGTGTGGGTCAAATTTCAAAACTTCCGTGCTGGGACTTCAGAAAAAATCCCGGTATAAAAATCCGTTCTCTCGAAGTCTCTCCGTCTAGAGATGGCTTTACCTCCCCAGATCGTGAATTCATTTAACTTTGATTAAGAAAGCCTGACAACTGATAGGAATCGTTTTGATACACTCGATTTGCAATCACTTGTCCAGGTTTTGTTCGAGCTAAAAAGTACGACCTCCCATGATCAAACGACTCACAGATTGGCTGGATCATCGAACTGGATACCGGGACTTAATGCACGAGGCTCTTAACGAGCCAATCCCCGGAGGAGCCAAGTGGCGATATGTCTGGGGAAGTACACTCACGTTTACGTTCTTCGTGCAGGTGATCACCGGGTTCTGCTTGTGGATGGCTTATAGTCCGAGTGCCACGAGCGCCTGGGAAAGTGTGTACTACATTCAGTATCACATGCTCTTCGGCTGGGTTGTACGCGGAATTCATCACTTTGCAGCTCAGGCAATGATGATCCTGTTGATGCTCCATCTGATGCAGGTCGTCATTGATGGAGCCTACAAAGCTCCGCGGGAGGTGAACTTCTGGCTCGGGCTGGTCTTAATGCAAATCGTCATGTTCCTCGGACTCACGGGGTATCTGCTCCCTTGGGATCAGAAAGGCTATTACGCAACGCGGGTGGCGACAGAGATTATGGGCTCGGCACCCTTAGTTGGTCCCTATATGCAGCAATTAATGCAAGGGGGAACATCTTATGGGAACCACACTTTGACGCGATTCTTTGCCTTACACGCAGGGATTTTGCCTGCAATGCTTGTTGGGTTTCTGGCCCTTCATATCTACGTTTTCCGGCGTCATGCAATTCACACTCATAGCGAAGTTTCAGTCACTTCCAGCAAAGTGTTCTCGATAGCCTGTGTCGTCATTGCAGCAGGGATCGCCATCGCTAAATATTTTAAACTCGTTAGTTTCCCCCCCGCATATGCAATAGCGATTATCTTTGTGGTTCTCGGATTTTTCGCATTCCTGTTTGGTCGGAAAGGGAAACCAGAGCCCGAATCACGTTTCTGGCCCGATCAAGTTTTGAAAGATGGAGTCGCCTGCCTTGCGGTGATGGCTGCCATTCTTGGTGCCACGATGTACTGGCATGGTGCTGAGTTAACAGCTCCTGCGAATCCATCTGAGGCGTATTCTGCAGCGAGACCGGAATGGTACTACTTGTTCCTGTTCAAGTTTTTGCAATTCGAATTCGTCAGCCAATGGGGTGAAATGACTCACCTTGGCGAAGCACTCGGCGCAATCGTGATCCCCGGAATCCTCTTTGGAATTCTAGCATTGATGCCAATCATTGCTTACTTCCGGCTGGGGCACAAATTCAACGTCGCTTACTTATGGACGATGATCGGGATCGCCGGAGCCTTGACCGGAATCGCCTATTACGAAGACTGGTACGGCGACACTGAAGAAGGGAGAGACTTTCGGGCGTCCGTGGCAGAAGCACATCGCGACGGCCACCGTACAGTCGAACTTGCCATGTCCGAAACGGGTATCCCTCCAGAAGGGGCGGCGACTCTCCTGGCCAATGATCCACTGACTCAAGGTCCAAAAATCTTTGAACAATACTGTTTGAGTTGCCACCAGACAGAATCGCGATTTGATGAGTTCGAAGAGAAGCCGCAAGCGCCCGGACTTGCCGATCCCGCAAACCGCGAAGAAATTTTCTTCGGTTCGCGGGCATGGACTCAAGCCGTGCTGACAGACTTCGGAGGTCACTTCAGTTCGTTGGCAAATATCACTGGAGAACGTGCCGAAGCAGCTCAAGCGATTCTCGAAGGCTCAATGAAAGACTGGTCAGACAGTAACGCTGAAGTTCTCACTGATCCAGAGAACAAAGATGATTACAAAGCCCTTGTCGAATTTCTTTACACACAAAGCCAACGGCCAGACGCATTGGCTCCCGATGACGCAGTCGTTCAACGTGGTCAGGAAATCTTCGTCAGCGGAGAAATGACTAAAGGTTCCATCGACGCCTGTGTCGACTGCCACAGCATGCACGCACTGACGACTCAGGGAGAAGGCAATCTACTCAAATTCGTTCTTCAGGAAGAACCACTTTCCGAAGACTTGCAGCCAGTCCTCACCGGGTACGCCGGGACAGAGTGGCTCAAGAATTTTATCGCCAATCCACAAGCTCATTACGCAGGGGAATACGGTAACAATGCCATGCCTGCGTTCGAGTCTCAACTTTCAGAACACGATCTGGAAATGGTCTCTCGCTGGTTGGCGAAGGACTACTACATCGCACCTGCGACTGCATCCCACGATGCGAAGCCTGCTGATGACGCCCCTCCTGCTGAGGATGAAGCGAAAGAAGCAGCGAACGCGGAGTAAAGCAATTTCAGGAAGAGTCGATACAAACTGATTTGTGGAAGTGAGCGACTTATCGCATGAAAAGCAGTTTTCACAAACACAGAATACACGAAAGTGTTTTCTACTGATCGATTCAAAATTTACAATCGGGGCTTGAAGTGACACTTCGAGCCCCGATCCTTTTTAGACCATGCCGAACAGGGTTGTTTTGAAAGCAGTCCTGTTTCTGGCACAGGAGATTTCTCAATGTCGTCATCATTCCCCCACGTTCAACCACCACGCCGCGTTCTTATGGGGCCAGGGCCAAGTGATGTCGCTCCACAGGTGCTGGCAGCCTTGGCAGCCCCAACGGTCGGGCATCTTGATCCATACTTCCTGAACCTGATGGACGAAGTCCAACAGATGCTGAGGACAGCCTTCCAGACGAAAAACAAGCTGACTCTCGCAGTGAGCGGAACAGGCAGTGCCGGAATGGAAGCCTGTGTCGTGAATCTTGTCGAGCCAGGTGATAAAGTTCTCGTTTGCGTAAACGGAGTCTTTGGAGGACGCATGGCAGACGTGGCTGCACGCTATGGCGCAGACGTCAAAACTATCGAACGTCCTTTCGGCGAGGTCTTTTCAACAGAAGAGATTCAGAAAGCAGTCGAAGAGTTTCAACCAAAGGTTGTCGGAATTGTTCATGCTGAAACATCCACAGGAGCTCTGCAACCGATCCCGGAGATCTCGAAAGTTGTACACGATGCAGGTGCCCTCCTCTTGATGGATTGCGTCACATCTCTTGGTGGTTTGCCCGTTGAAATTGATAAATGGAATGTCGATGCGGCCTACTCTGGAACGCAGAAATGCCTCAGCTGCCCACCAGGACTTGCTCCGGTTACGTTCAGCGACCGAGCCGTTGCAGCGATGGAAGCTCGAAGTACCAAAGTCGCCAGCTGGTATCTCGACATGACCATGGTCCGGAACTATTGGAGTGATCAATCACGCGCATATCACCACACTGCCCCCATTAACATGAACTACGGATTGCATCAGGCATTGCGAGATCTGCTCGAAGAAGGTCTCGAAAACCGATTTGCACGGCATCAACGCAATCATCAGGCATTACGGTCAGGTCTGGAAGCAATGGGATTAAAATATACCGTCGCAGAAGAGTACAGACTCCCGATGCTCAATGCTGTCACGATTCCAGATGGCGTCGACGACAAAGCTGTCCGAGGACAATTGCTGAATGATTTCGGAATTGAAATCGGCAGAGGTCTCGGTCCGATGGCGGGTAAGACTTGGCGAATCGGCTTGATGGGCGAAGCATGCACACAACGAAACGTCCTCCTCTTTCTGGCTGCTTTAGAATCCTGCTTACAATCAGCCGGACATCACCTGACGCCCGGTGCGGGTGTCGGAGCAGCAAATCAAGCGTACTCAAATCTGAGTGCCTGAGAAGACTTACTGATTCGCGTATCACTTAAGGCGTCTGGCAAAACATCTTCATAAAGCGCTTGTGACCAATCTCCTGAATCAGTATCCTCCCGTTCAATCAAACATCATTGATTCATCAACTGCTCGTGAGCATGTGTTCAAAAGTTTTTCAAAGAGATTCGAACGCAAATCAAGACTCACGAGTAGTTCAATACTCCTGTTGAAGATTGGAATTCGATTATGCAGGCTCGGAATGCGCGGATCGGGCTGCGGCTCTTCGCCGTCTATTTACTTTTCTACTCCGGTTTTGTGCTTCTGAATGCATTCAGCCCGGACACCATGCGAGCAACCCCTATTGAAGGGATCAACCTTGCGCTTATTTACGGCTTCGGTCTGATCGTCGCTGCGTTTGTGCTCGCAATTCTTTACGGCTTTCTTTGTCGTTCTGAGGTTCCTAACGGCGAAGAAGAGGTGCAAAAATGATTTACGAACCTTCTGTCATTGCAGTGATTGCGTTTCTGGCTTTTGTCGGCGGGACGATGGGGCTCAGCTTCTATCTTGCTGGCAAGGCAAAGTCTTCCGCCGGGTACTTCGCAGCCCATGGTGAAATCCCCTGGTTCATCAACGGAATTGCCTTTGCTGGAGATTACCTTTCGGCGGCATCATTCCTTGGAATTTGTGGGATGATTGCCTTTTACGGGTACGATGGTTTTTTGTACTCGATCGGCTTTCTGGCTGGGTGGATTGTCGCACTGTTTGTGGTCGCAGAACCACTCAAGCGACTAGGGAAATTCACTTTTGCCGATGCTCTCGATGCCAAGTTTGATTCGCGCGGAATTAAGCTCGTTGTTGGAATTAGTACGTTAGCTGTCTCAATTTTCTATCTGATCCCACAAATGGTGGGAGCCGGCGTGCTGATTCAACCACTTCTCGGATTCCCCCACTGGGTCGGCGTACTTCTGGTAGGCGCTGCTGTAGTGATTATCGTTGTCTCCGCAGGAATGGTCTCGACAACATACGTCCAGTTCCTGAAAGGGTCCTTGCTGGTGATCTTCAGCTTCATCCTGACGCTGATGATTCTTGCGAAAGGCTTCTCAACAGAATCAGGTGGCATGGATAAATATGAGTTCACCAAGGCTGGTCCATTTCCAATGAGTGATCTGGACTGGACTGGCGATACTCCTCCGAAACTTGATGGAGTCAAAGGAGAACTTCTCCCTAGAGAGGAACGCCTTAAAGAACTCAACTTCATTCAATCCAAGGAAGCTGATCACGACAGAATTTACACCTACCACATTGAGCCGATTGCCAAGAGCAATGAAGTCATGCTTGTTGAAGGGCAAATGTTCACGCATGCAGCTGATGGAAAAATTATCGTCAACGGCGAAGAAAAAGGGACTGAAAAAGGTGAACCGGAACTTCATCCCGTGGGATACATCAGCAAGCTTCCTGGCGATGTAGAAGAAACTGGCCCTTTGGGACCAGTCGAGTTCTTTCAGAAATTTCATGGCAGCGAAGTGATCTTGTGGGGGAGTGATATCTTCAAAAATGAAGATGGTTCCACAACGACTCTCTACTACCAAAAACCGACAATGGGAAGCGAAGTCCTCATGCCGGGGAACAACAAAAAGTTTTCCGGAATCCGTGGAGACAAACTGATTCCCAAGCTGAACTTTCTGTCTCTCATGCTGGCTTTGTTTTGCGGAACAGCCTCTTTGCCACATATCCTGATTCGATATTACACCGTCAAAGATGAGGCGTGTGCCCGCAAAAGTACCATTGTCGGCATCGGAGCGATCGGCTTCTTTTATGTACTGACATTGTACCTGGGACTTGGTGCAATGGTCTCAGGCGCGATGGATGTGACCGACACAAACATGGCCGCTCCACTGCTTGCAAAAAGCATGAACATCTGGCTGTTCGCAATCATCTCCGCGATCGCATTTACAACAGTCCTTGGAACTGTTTCCGGTTTGATTCTCGCATCAGCTGGTGCGGTGACGCGCGACTTGTTGATGAATGTCGGAGGAGTTGAGCTGAGTGATCATCAACAAGTGAAAGTTGCGAAAATCACTTCAGTTGTTGTGGGTGCAATTGCGATTATCCTTGGAATTCTGTTCGAAGGAATGAACGTCGGCTATCTGGTTGGCTGGGCGTTTAGTGTTGCGGCATCTGCAAATCTTCCCGCTCTTGTGATGCTTCTCTTCTGGAAAGGGACGACAAAACAGGGAATTATCGCTGCCGTGTGGGTCGGAATGATTTCATCACTCGGGTGGATCCTGCTGAGTGCCGACACATTCAGTTCGGTTTACGGCTACGCTGGTCATCCGGGATATGTCCCGTTCAGCCAACCCGGAATTGTCACCATTCCACTTGGC from Thalassoglobus polymorphus includes the following:
- a CDS encoding 4a-hydroxytetrahydrobiopterin dehydratase, translated to MADDVILTENEITETLKELPGWEAKDGWLRRKYKTPGWAHTMMLTNMIGYVAEAANHHPDLEIGYAQVIFKIQTHRVRAITESDAALAKKIHEAVTWLPSEESPLSGFPKKWIE
- a CDS encoding cytochrome b N-terminal domain-containing protein, producing the protein MIKRLTDWLDHRTGYRDLMHEALNEPIPGGAKWRYVWGSTLTFTFFVQVITGFCLWMAYSPSATSAWESVYYIQYHMLFGWVVRGIHHFAAQAMMILLMLHLMQVVIDGAYKAPREVNFWLGLVLMQIVMFLGLTGYLLPWDQKGYYATRVATEIMGSAPLVGPYMQQLMQGGTSYGNHTLTRFFALHAGILPAMLVGFLALHIYVFRRHAIHTHSEVSVTSSKVFSIACVVIAAGIAIAKYFKLVSFPPAYAIAIIFVVLGFFAFLFGRKGKPEPESRFWPDQVLKDGVACLAVMAAILGATMYWHGAELTAPANPSEAYSAARPEWYYLFLFKFLQFEFVSQWGEMTHLGEALGAIVIPGILFGILALMPIIAYFRLGHKFNVAYLWTMIGIAGALTGIAYYEDWYGDTEEGRDFRASVAEAHRDGHRTVELAMSETGIPPEGAATLLANDPLTQGPKIFEQYCLSCHQTESRFDEFEEKPQAPGLADPANREEIFFGSRAWTQAVLTDFGGHFSSLANITGERAEAAQAILEGSMKDWSDSNAEVLTDPENKDDYKALVEFLYTQSQRPDALAPDDAVVQRGQEIFVSGEMTKGSIDACVDCHSMHALTTQGEGNLLKFVLQEEPLSEDLQPVLTGYAGTEWLKNFIANPQAHYAGEYGNNAMPAFESQLSEHDLEMVSRWLAKDYYIAPATASHDAKPADDAPPAEDEAKEAANAE
- a CDS encoding sodium/solute symporter: MIYEPSVIAVIAFLAFVGGTMGLSFYLAGKAKSSAGYFAAHGEIPWFINGIAFAGDYLSAASFLGICGMIAFYGYDGFLYSIGFLAGWIVALFVVAEPLKRLGKFTFADALDAKFDSRGIKLVVGISTLAVSIFYLIPQMVGAGVLIQPLLGFPHWVGVLLVGAAVVIIVVSAGMVSTTYVQFLKGSLLVIFSFILTLMILAKGFSTESGGMDKYEFTKAGPFPMSDLDWTGDTPPKLDGVKGELLPREERLKELNFIQSKEADHDRIYTYHIEPIAKSNEVMLVEGQMFTHAADGKIIVNGEEKGTEKGEPELHPVGYISKLPGDVEETGPLGPVEFFQKFHGSEVILWGSDIFKNEDGSTTTLYYQKPTMGSEVLMPGNNKKFSGIRGDKLIPKLNFLSLMLALFCGTASLPHILIRYYTVKDEACARKSTIVGIGAIGFFYVLTLYLGLGAMVSGAMDVTDTNMAAPLLAKSMNIWLFAIISAIAFTTVLGTVSGLILASAGAVTRDLLMNVGGVELSDHQQVKVAKITSVVVGAIAIILGILFEGMNVGYLVGWAFSVAASANLPALVMLLFWKGTTKQGIIAAVWVGMISSLGWILLSADTFSSVYGYAGHPGYVPFSQPGIVTIPLGFITLILFSMLTKSKSETAVAS
- a CDS encoding DUF485 domain-containing protein yields the protein MQARNARIGLRLFAVYLLFYSGFVLLNAFSPDTMRATPIEGINLALIYGFGLIVAAFVLAILYGFLCRSEVPNGEEEVQK
- a CDS encoding pyridoxine 5'-phosphate synthase, which produces MPKLGVNIDHVATIRQARQTIEPDPVWAAALCELAGADGITLHLREDRRHIQDRDLRVMKETVQVKLNLEMGAEPEMTQIALDVLPDQCTLVPEKRDELTTEGGLDVVTHYDRVKTCVDQLLGAGIEVSLFIDPDVEQIRASRKLGVQGVEIHTGQYAEATSEKAQAAELSTLIDASEVALNEDLLLHMGHGLTYRNVIPIAQIQGVSELNIGHSIVARAVMVGFEKAVREMKDLIS
- a CDS encoding pyridoxal-phosphate-dependent aminotransferase family protein, whose amino-acid sequence is MSSSFPHVQPPRRVLMGPGPSDVAPQVLAALAAPTVGHLDPYFLNLMDEVQQMLRTAFQTKNKLTLAVSGTGSAGMEACVVNLVEPGDKVLVCVNGVFGGRMADVAARYGADVKTIERPFGEVFSTEEIQKAVEEFQPKVVGIVHAETSTGALQPIPEISKVVHDAGALLLMDCVTSLGGLPVEIDKWNVDAAYSGTQKCLSCPPGLAPVTFSDRAVAAMEARSTKVASWYLDMTMVRNYWSDQSRAYHHTAPINMNYGLHQALRDLLEEGLENRFARHQRNHQALRSGLEAMGLKYTVAEEYRLPMLNAVTIPDGVDDKAVRGQLLNDFGIEIGRGLGPMAGKTWRIGLMGEACTQRNVLLFLAALESCLQSAGHHLTPGAGVGAANQAYSNLSA
- a CDS encoding DHH family phosphoesterase, coding for MHIDWQPLQEIISAHQRFVITSHVRPDADAIGSEIGLASLLEALGKEVRIINPSATPDHLRFLDPDSKVAKFGPGVSLESACDTDVHIVVDTSAWIQVGDVRKVLEKTSAKKVIIDHHLASDDLGAIEFKDTTAAAAGVLVTEFAEFLDHPPSGHQADALFAAIATDTGWYRFPNADARTYRTAARLIDYGVQPTGLFRELYERSSLARLKLHSIILDRVQVEFDGRLAFTFAMRKDFSDTGSKPADTEDIVNTCLTIEGVEAAFILVQQLDGRIKGSLRSRSEEISVAAIAENFGGGGHKLAAGALLPGPMEEAKASLLSQFQKIFPPQESPSESPTTS
- a CDS encoding ubiquinol-cytochrome c reductase iron-sulfur subunit — its product is MTDPSDHGSTAHQDDMRRGFLFKFSAALVGGLSAIIPVAFGGGFFLTPLLKKKKGGEDGDSFLMVGSTDSLTPGGPPRAFRVSGTKTDAWTTYAEAAIGSVYVSMNEAGNLSAFNATCPHLGCTVNYKADANSYICPCHDSAFKPDGERTNDIPPRPMDSLEVEIRNNTEVWVKFQNFRAGTSEKIPV